One Euphorbia lathyris chromosome 1, ddEupLath1.1, whole genome shotgun sequence DNA segment encodes these proteins:
- the LOC136220361 gene encoding uncharacterized protein, with product MRNTKTPMCVIMATLLMVGALILKDQKVSAECSRSIPPLITHCANFMNKDAPKVPPSKDCCEVLRSVDIPCVCKFVNPKVEAIISMEKGAYVARTCGLKVEPGKKCGSYTVPASA from the exons ATGAGAAACACAAAAACTCCAATGTGTGTGATTATGGCAACATTGTTAATGGTAGGAGCCTTGATTTTGAAGGATCAAAAGGTTTCAGCTGAATGTTCACGCAGTATTCCTCCATTAATAACTCATTGTGCTAACTTTATGAATAAAGATGCTCCAAAAGTACCTCCATCTAAAGATTGTTGTGAAGTATTGAGATCTGTTGATATACCTTGTGTCTGCAAGTTTGTAAATCCGAAGGTGGAAGCTATAATTAGCATGGAGAAAGGTGCTTATGTAGCTCGGACTTGCGGTCTTAAAGTTGAACCTGGAAAGAAATGTGGAA gtTATACTGTTCCTGCTTCAGCATGA